A single genomic interval of Rhodospirillaceae bacterium harbors:
- a CDS encoding PAS domain-containing protein: MSNVENSTSSKKLESKLYKEEKRLLRAEQFARLGHWQFSIVEKNLISSDEMNRIYGYDPKVHRMTLDEGVSACHTEDLERVQNSFDLAIETGQAFEYEHRIVRTDGKVRTIHAKAECEFGNDGSVVSMFGIIQDITERKQAEYELERIFDLSPDMIGSGNLEGYFTKINSSFE; this comes from the coding sequence ATGTCAAACGTCGAGAACAGCACCAGCAGCAAGAAGCTTGAAAGCAAGTTATATAAGGAAGAAAAGCGGCTTCTACGGGCAGAGCAGTTTGCTCGTTTAGGGCACTGGCAGTTTTCGATAGTTGAAAAAAATCTCATATCATCTGACGAGATGAATAGAATTTATGGATACGATCCAAAAGTTCATCGAATGACTTTGGATGAAGGTGTCAGTGCCTGCCATACTGAAGATCTTGAGCGTGTTCAGAATTCATTTGATTTAGCAATTGAGACGGGCCAAGCGTTTGAATACGAACACCGCATCGTTCGTACTGACGGAAAGGTGCGAACCATCCATGCAAAAGCCGAGTGCGAATTTGGTAATGATGGAAGTGTCGTGTCTATGTTTGGCATCATTCAGGACATCACCGAACGCAAACAAGCGGAATATGAATTGGAGAGAATTTTTGATCTTTCTCCCGATATGATCGGTTCCGGTAATTTGGAGGGTTACTTCACAAAGATAAATTCCTCTTTTGAGA